The following are from one region of the Acidobacteriota bacterium genome:
- a CDS encoding electron transfer flavoprotein subunit alpha/FixB family protein: MARIFVYIPHKNGVIDDSAAELAAAAKKIDASVSPIAIVTGVGSSFDVACESLRTSFVETWKISNESLAYPNAELIRKALASVLPTGSILLVAHDHFGIDLAPGLSIRLNSAYVSDVLAIEGMAGTGLKVVRQEFGGQVSAHVHSDISSGVVITVRPGAFKALEAAPVRGLVVDKSSEAGTLTAGRRYLETIVAESGDVDITRHNVLVSIGRGIQEKDNVSIAQELADVLGAALSCSRPVVDAKWLDKSRQVGSSGKTVKPKVYLACGISGAFQHLAGIKGNPFIVAINKNPKAPIFQVADVGIVDDLLEFLPEFTNKIRETRCVSAK; the protein is encoded by the coding sequence ATGGCTCGCATTTTTGTTTACATCCCGCACAAGAACGGCGTCATCGATGACTCCGCGGCGGAACTGGCAGCAGCGGCAAAGAAGATCGATGCCTCCGTTTCGCCGATCGCTATCGTAACCGGGGTTGGCTCAAGTTTCGACGTCGCATGCGAATCCCTGCGTACCTCCTTCGTGGAGACATGGAAGATTTCAAATGAGTCTCTGGCCTATCCGAATGCCGAACTGATTCGGAAAGCGCTGGCCTCGGTTCTGCCCACGGGCAGCATCCTGCTGGTTGCGCACGATCACTTTGGAATCGATCTGGCACCGGGCTTGTCGATCAGACTGAATTCAGCTTATGTGTCCGACGTGCTGGCGATCGAAGGCATGGCGGGCACCGGCCTCAAAGTCGTTCGTCAGGAATTTGGGGGACAAGTGAGCGCGCACGTCCACAGCGACATTTCGTCGGGCGTCGTGATCACGGTGCGCCCGGGCGCGTTCAAGGCACTCGAGGCTGCTCCTGTTCGCGGTCTCGTGGTCGATAAGTCATCCGAGGCCGGCACGCTGACCGCAGGACGCCGTTATCTCGAGACGATCGTTGCCGAGTCTGGCGATGTCGATATCACCAGGCACAACGTTCTCGTATCCATCGGCCGCGGCATTCAGGAAAAAGATAACGTGTCCATCGCGCAGGAATTGGCCGACGTTCTGGGCGCGGCTCTGAGCTGTTCGCGTCCCGTGGTCGATGCGAAGTGGCTGGACAAATCGCGGCAGGTGGGCTCGTCCGGAAAGACCGTCAAGCCCAAGGTTTATCTCGCATGCGGTATCAGTGGCGCATTCCAGCACCTCGCCGGAATCAAAGGTAATCCGTTCATTGTTGCCATCAACAAGAACCCCAAGGCTCCCATCTTTCAGGTGGCGGACGTCGGCATTGTCGACGACCTGCTGGAGTTCCTGCCCGAGTTCACAAACAAGATCCGCGAAACGCGTTGCGTTTCCGCAAAGTGA
- a CDS encoding acyl-CoA dehydrogenase family protein has product MITAKTLKLSLKSLREFAKKRLPDQELIDLDARDECPLEIVQHMCDPDKLGIQLLFVPEEFGGMGGNTFDVYCVCEEMARIDLGIATGVLATFLGSDPITVGATQEQKKEWLTRIAEEGLLFAYGATEPEAGSDLGNLRTTAERVMEGDRIVGYKITGNKQWISNGGVAGAYTVLANAPGGPTWFIVEKDTKGFSHDKPEDKHGIRLSNTAALAFDHVYVDANRLVGGVEGQGLLQAQAVFGYTRLMVAAFGLGAGWAALDRAIPYSIKRIQAGAPLSEKQGYTHKLIVPHIVRLEAARAYIEETAERIDAGEGSLNTEGAIAKYMATEAGNAAAEASIQALGGYGYTHEYMVEKISRDVRITTIYEGTSEIMEMTISRDRWQSHLKTRGQHYHEQAKRFEALHTRCPNVGANVAALALHALAEVMEKARSARLTRYQHVLLRLGELIAFAECAGSLSNRAARLAEEKVNEKANRRFDATALAAISRVFAREAALKVAEEGLRWVGGAEGVSEAEIPALEASVGMPAIHRAQAGLIADMDIIADVLYGRTEKQAKAAA; this is encoded by the coding sequence ATGATTACCGCCAAGACACTGAAACTGAGTTTGAAATCGCTGCGGGAGTTCGCCAAGAAACGTTTACCCGACCAGGAACTGATCGACCTCGATGCCCGCGACGAATGCCCGCTCGAAATCGTCCAGCACATGTGCGACCCGGACAAGCTGGGCATTCAACTCCTGTTTGTGCCCGAAGAGTTCGGCGGAATGGGGGGCAACACCTTCGACGTCTACTGCGTGTGCGAGGAGATGGCGCGCATCGATCTCGGCATCGCCACCGGTGTGCTCGCTACGTTTCTGGGCAGCGATCCCATCACCGTCGGGGCTACTCAAGAACAGAAGAAAGAGTGGCTGACGCGCATTGCGGAAGAAGGACTGCTATTCGCCTATGGCGCAACGGAACCGGAAGCGGGCAGCGATCTGGGAAATCTTCGCACCACGGCGGAGCGAGTGATGGAAGGCGACCGCATCGTTGGTTACAAGATTACCGGCAACAAGCAGTGGATCAGCAACGGCGGAGTTGCCGGTGCTTACACGGTTCTGGCCAATGCGCCCGGCGGCCCAACCTGGTTCATCGTGGAAAAAGACACGAAGGGTTTCAGCCATGACAAGCCGGAAGACAAGCATGGCATCCGGTTGAGCAACACTGCCGCGCTGGCGTTCGACCACGTCTACGTCGATGCCAACCGGCTCGTGGGCGGCGTCGAAGGTCAGGGACTGTTGCAGGCCCAGGCGGTATTCGGATACACGCGCCTGATGGTTGCAGCTTTCGGACTCGGCGCAGGCTGGGCGGCGCTCGATCGCGCCATACCGTATTCCATCAAGCGCATTCAGGCAGGCGCGCCTCTCTCGGAAAAACAGGGCTACACGCACAAGTTGATTGTGCCGCACATAGTCCGTCTGGAAGCGGCTCGCGCTTACATCGAAGAGACCGCGGAGCGCATCGATGCGGGCGAAGGCAGTTTGAACACCGAGGGCGCGATCGCAAAATACATGGCAACCGAAGCCGGGAACGCGGCTGCGGAAGCCAGCATCCAGGCGCTCGGCGGCTATGGATACACCCACGAATATATGGTGGAAAAGATCAGCCGCGACGTTCGTATCACGACGATTTATGAAGGCACATCCGAAATCATGGAGATGACGATCAGCCGCGACCGCTGGCAATCTCACCTGAAAACGCGCGGACAGCACTATCACGAGCAAGCGAAGAGGTTCGAAGCGCTACACACTCGCTGCCCGAATGTGGGAGCGAACGTTGCGGCGCTCGCGCTGCATGCGCTGGCGGAAGTAATGGAAAAAGCCCGCAGCGCTCGCCTGACTCGCTACCAGCACGTGCTGCTGCGTCTTGGAGAGTTGATTGCGTTCGCCGAATGCGCGGGAAGCTTGTCCAATCGTGCGGCGCGTCTCGCGGAAGAAAAAGTAAACGAAAAGGCGAACCGGCGATTTGATGCGACCGCGCTGGCCGCGATCAGCCGCGTGTTCGCGCGTGAAGCTGCACTCAAGGTGGCCGAAGAAGGCCTGCGTTGGGTGGGTGGAGCGGAAGGCGTGAGCGAAGCGGAAATCCCCGCGCTGGAAGCAAGTGTAGGGATGCCCGCGATCCATCGCGCGCAGGCAGGTTTGATTGCAGACATGGACATCATCGCGGACGTTCTGTACGGCCGCACAGAAAAGCAGGCAAAAGCCGCCGCTTAG